In Salvelinus namaycush isolate Seneca chromosome 37, SaNama_1.0, whole genome shotgun sequence, the following are encoded in one genomic region:
- the LOC120031623 gene encoding RNA-binding protein MEX3A-like: MPPGVASLEDILGLQRLSDNSLSPLLLTPSSYVTAPMRNGAQDNNAVTCRNPQRVGWADPEMSLNSFILDTMPSLLVLAGIMEKNGGYGGDLAGSGFGSEGLLVPPDEEEDDSRALRVALGQLSLLGLGEGEDGGGAPGTGVQDRSNNNNNHHNHTNNIGGGGGDTGLLQGKNKLCVLYEGSSSETKGRGCNITECVPVPSSEHVAEIVGRQGCKIKALRAKTNTYIKTPVRGEEPVFLITGRKEDVALARREIISAAEHFSMLRASRNKLGVSFSGSPPAPLPGQTTIQVRVPYRVVGLVVGPKGSTIKRIQQQTCTYIVTPSRDRDPVFEITGSPSNAERAREEIEAHIAFRTGGLHDHNNENDCLGLDGGSPVGSGGLESRLQQVWGLQGGQRKPLTSSFRQNFSDAMVGGGEGGGVIFSKGNFNSPGEKPCSYFGSEGTQSWGDPDYPKQVAFYAQQRSKSFGGLPLTRLSPGLSDPCGGNNDNSSGTSITILSGSPHAQARRAHSEPTSGVGFPGRLPVPDSPPAILRDCMTCFESKVTAALVPCGHNLFCMECAIRICELNHPECPVCHTLVSQAIRIFS; the protein is encoded by the exons ATGCCGCCAGGCGTGGCTTCTCTAGAGGACATTTTG GGTCTGCAACGCCTGTCTGACaactccctttctcctctcctcctcaccccctcctcctACGTTACAGCCCCCATGCGCAACGGCGCCCAAGACAACAACGCGGTGACCTGCCGCAACCCACAACGAGTGGGGTGGGCGGACCCCGAAATGTCACTTAACTCCTTCATTCTCGATA CCATGCCTAGCCTGCTGGTTCTAGCAGGGATCATGGAGAAAAATGGGGGCTACGGCGGGGATCTAGCCGGCTCCGGGTTCGGAAGCGAAGGTCTCCTTGTGCCACCCGACGAGGAAGAAGACGACTCCCGTGCCCTGAGGGTCGCGCTGGGCCAGCTGTCTCTACTGGGGCTTGGTGAAGGCGAGGACGGTGGCGGGGCTCCTGGAACGGGAGTACAGGATCGgagtaacaataacaataaccATCACAACCATACCAATAATATTGGCGGAGGTGGTGGTGACACAGGGCTTTTGCAAGGGAAGAACAAGTTATGTGTCCTGTACGAGGGTTCTTCAAGTGAGACGAAAGGACGAGGCTGCAACATAACAGAATGCGTCCCCGTGCCCAGCTCAGAACATGTGGCCGAAATAGTGGGGAGACAAG GTTGCAAGATCAAAGCCCTGCGGGCCAAGACCAACACCTACATCAAGACCCCCGTGAGGGGCGAGGAGCCTGTGTTTCTCATCACGGGCCGAAAGGAGGATGTGGCCCTGGCCCGGCGCGAGATCATCTCTGCCGCCGAGCACTTCTCCATGCTCCGAGCGTCCCGGAACAAGCTTGGTGTGTCCTTCAGCGGTTCCCCGCCTGCGCCCCTGCCAGGCCAGACCACCATCCAGGTGAGGGTGCCCTACCGCGTGGTGGGGCTGGTGGTGGGGCCCAAGGGTTCCACCATCAAACGCATCCAACAGCAAACCTGCACCTACATCGTCACCCCTAGCCGAGACCGTGACCCTGTCTTCGAGATCACGGGATCACCCAGCAACGCCGAGAGGGCCCGTGAGGAGATCGAGGCGCACATCGCATTCCGAACGGGAGGTCTGCACGACCACAACAACGAGAATGACTGCTTGGGGCTGGATGGCGGCAGCCCAGTAGGCTCCGGGGGTCTGGAGAGTCGCCTGCAGCAGGTGTGGGGTCTGCAGGGGGGGCAGCGCAAGCCATTGACCAGTAGCTTCCGCCAGAACTTCTCAGATGCCATGgttggaggaggggaaggaggtggGGTAATCTTCAGCAAGGGCAACTTCAACAGCCCTGGAGAGAAGCCCTGCTCCTACTTTGGCTCAGAGGGCACCCAGAGTTGGGGAGACCCAGACTACCCAAAACAGGTGGCTTTCTATGCCCAGCAGCGCTCCAAGAGCTTTGGAGGCCTGCCCCTAACCAGACTCTCTCCAGGCCTTTCTGACCCCTGTGGAGGGAACAACGACAACTCCTCGGGCACCAGCATCACTATTCTGTCTGGCTCGCCTCATGCCCAGGCCCGCCGTGCCCACAGCGAGCCAACCTCGGGCGTGGGGTTCCCTGGACGCCTCCCTGTACCGGACTCGCCACCGGCCATCCTCCGGGACTGCATGACCTGCTTCGAGAGCAAAGTGACGGCCGCCCTGGTGCCCTGCGGCCACAACCTCTTCTGCATGGAGTGTGCCATCCGCATTTGTGAGCTCAACCATCCAGAGTGCCCGGTGTGCCACACCCTGGTCTCTCAGGCTATCCGAATATTCTCCTAA